A genomic region of Acipenser ruthenus chromosome 9, fAciRut3.2 maternal haplotype, whole genome shotgun sequence contains the following coding sequences:
- the LOC117405800 gene encoding cysteine and tyrosine-rich protein 1-like, translating into MDTAGTKRTNSLLKPLRDGLLLWIFVGGCLAECDVCSRYCCGGSPPFCCSYYAYIGNVLSGTAIAGIVFGIVFLMGVIAGVAICICMCMKSGRSSRVGVFRTAHISTIGGYPAAPPPYNYEFEMDYHADLPPPYTPTPPRTVPYSPPPPYPGYSRK; encoded by the exons ATGGACACGGCGGGCACAAAGAGGACTAACTCCTTACTGAAGCCACTAAGGGACGGCTTGCTGCTCTGGATCTTTGTAG GGGGGTGTCTGGCGGAGTGTGATGTGTGTAGCAGGTACTGCTGCGGTGGCTCTCCTCCCTTCTGCTGCTCCTACTATGCCTACATCGGCAACGTCCTCTC GGGCACCGCCATCGCAGGGATCGTGTTTGGTATCGTGTTCCTGATGGGAGTGATCGCGGGCGTGGCCATCTGTATCTGCATGTGCATGAAGAGTGGGCGGAGCTCCCGCGTGGGTGTCTTCAGGACCGCTCACATCAGCACCATCGGGGGCTATCCAG cgGCACCCCCTCCTTACAACTATGAGTTCGAGATGGATTATCATGCTGACCTGCCacctccctacacccccactcctCCCAGGACTGTCCCCTACTCTCCCCCTCCACCCTACCCAGGATACTCAAggaaataa